A portion of the Lolium rigidum isolate FL_2022 chromosome 1, APGP_CSIRO_Lrig_0.1, whole genome shotgun sequence genome contains these proteins:
- the LOC124708390 gene encoding putative xyloglucan endotransglucosylase/hydrolase protein 1 — translation MASSVQQPWLLLLIVLLPAVAANPIFDENYAPTWGADGYHLVDQGIEVRITMDRNSGAGFGSKLSYGSGFFHMRIKIPGGYTAGVVTAYYLSSDPDSGNHDEVDFEFLGNVDGKPITLQTNVFVNGHGDREQRLGLWFDPAADFHDYRILWNPYQLVVFVDEVPIRVMRNMTGRVPEYEFPAKRMRLRASMWDGSGWATDGGRTKIDWNRAPFTAAFRGFGVDACANTSATPCGSPDLWWNARRYRRLSAQQRAAYENVKNTYMNYDYCTDKDRFANGNVPPECSYD, via the exons ATGGCGTCCAGTGTGCAGCAGCCATGGCTTCTTCTCCTCATCGTCCTCCTTCCGGCCGTGGCTGCTAACCCGATCTTCGACGAGAACTACGCGCCGACGTGGGGTGCAGATGGGTATCACCTGGTTGACCAGGGGATAGAGGTTCGTATCACCATGGACAGGAACTCGGGCGCAGGGTTTGGCTCCAAGCTGTCGTACGGCTCGGGATTCTTCCACATGAGGATCAAGATACCCGGAGGGTACACGGCCGGGGTTGTCACTGCCTACTAT CTGTCGTCGGATCCTGACAGCGGCAACCACGACGAGGTGGACTTCGAGTTCCTGGGCAACGTGGACGGCAAGCCCATCACGCTCCAGACCAACGTCTTCGTCAACGGCCACGGCGACAGGGAGCAGAGGCTGGGCCTGTGGTTCGACCCGGCGGCCGACTTCCACGACTACAGGATACTCTGGAACCCTTACCAGCTCGT GGTGTTCGTGGACGAAGTGCCGATACGGGTGATGAGGAACATGACGGGCCGGGTGCCGGAGTACGAGTTCCCGGCGAAGCGGATGCGCCTCCGGGCGAGCATGTGGGACGGCTCCGGCTGGGCGACGGACGGCGGCAGGACCAAGATCGACTGGAACCGCGCGCCCTTCACGGCGGCGTTCCGGGGCTTCGGCGTCGACGCCTGCGCTAACACCAGCGCCACGCCGTGCGGCTCGCCGGACCTGTGGTGGAACGCGCGCCGCTACAGGAGGCTGTCCGCCCAGCAGCGGGCCGCCTACGAGAACGTCAAGAATACCTACATGAACTACGACTACTGCACCGACAAGGATCGGTTCGCCAACGGCAATGTGCCGCCTGAGTGCAGCTACGACTAG